The proteins below are encoded in one region of Candidatus Equadaptatus faecalis:
- the smpB gene encoding SsrA-binding protein SmpB: MTVPEDKTVAQNRKARHDYFIVDSFETGIVLTGTEIKSLRDGRANLKDGYAVVKNGELWLENVHISPYDKGTHYNVDPLRTRKLLVHKKEALKLFQRTREQGFTLVPLKLYIKQGRWAKCELALAKGKHLHDKREAIAQRDAEREMQRTMKRDND, translated from the coding sequence GCGCAGAACAGAAAAGCGCGTCACGATTATTTTATTGTTGATTCTTTTGAGACCGGCATTGTGCTGACCGGAACGGAGATTAAGTCGCTGCGCGACGGGCGCGCGAATCTGAAGGACGGCTACGCCGTGGTAAAGAACGGCGAGCTGTGGCTTGAGAACGTGCATATTTCGCCGTATGACAAGGGAACGCATTACAACGTTGACCCGCTTCGCACGCGCAAACTGCTTGTTCATAAGAAAGAGGCGCTGAAGCTCTTTCAGAGGACGCGCGAACAGGGTTTCACGCTTGTGCCGCTCAAACTCTACATAAAGCAGGGGCGGTGGGCAAAGTGCGAGCTTGCGCTCGCGAAGGGCAAGCATCTGCACGACAAGCGCGAGGCGATAGCGCAGCGCGATGCCGAACGCGAAATGCAGCGCACTATGAAAAGGGACAATGACTGA